A single region of the Ziziphus jujuba cultivar Dongzao chromosome 10, ASM3175591v1 genome encodes:
- the LOC107412115 gene encoding FRIGIDA-like protein 5, producing the protein MEKIASDLKVTELKQSSICKAMEELHSQSSSVLLITLQWKDLQKHLDSTRTKLESLRQELVERENNIGLKEKELEAQRLQICSALELKEKRLNEVDSLIEERSRMIEFNEKHIESLVVLIQENSEELEVKENKFHALNASFGEKEREFDQLKKCVAERKSRLDLLQKIIREAESEAESKAKEVESKGREVEKLRALLRKYRDDIELKERQFNALRRSVEERREQVELKEKEFRVYESAIDECKKDIKLKEEKLTLIQDSIMECTAELQSKEQQLDSVREEVRLKEKHFASLRKSVEEYYKKLEMKKAEFKGLFEELGLKEKALELKLEEVDVLYNKTNEFFKEVELKEKVIDERLNELGAKEKQFESRFKQFVLEKREFEERWLKEKTNMVQVKIEQPDNDPPNNSSSTSSIYQSCVSTSGGGGNLQLLLYQHLKRHDLICSQICANLRASLDPGKLILDAIRGFYPPGGKDKEEDVDLGTVRRSCILLMEQLMTTSPSKISDNVREEARKLAADWKAKLKVETEDQLEVLGFLQLLAVFELSSNFDADELRSLLQIVAHHRQAPVLRHALRIADKAPAEVEQAEDLSGNFATNSAPNFHPSTTKSRRSLHCRNEHLTGNDWADDETLATLQMSEDPPKIMLDMIGRVFIKYWKWPTRVCNANVMKNCISRFDQLMRLSPQIGPSVREDAMKLALEWQVKMRAVPENSFEILCFLQFLATYGLVSSFNTDDILMLLEKISQHKEALELCTTLGFADNIPELVQTLIARKRHLDAVRLICSYKLVDKISPAPLLKEYLDLVKNSARNICKRNKPAGFKAKAREEERAALRSVKQCVIDYNLESCFPLTNIDTRLDLLEKIEKERSWTPSHASKPRVAPQQMKQNARTFDHNEQQQQQQNRNKCPRIAMCVSSGGPRGSSVVCTPVFPQVSSSNLHGASMPANSHWQYGGFSASLGAGQNAGLRYSFDTLSKHY; encoded by the exons ATGGAGAAGATAGCTTCGGACTTGAAGGTTACGGAGTTGAAGCAGAGTAGTATATGCAAAGCCATGGAAGAGCTTCATTCTCAATCTTCTTCCGTACTCTTGATCACCCTTCAATGGAAGGATCTACAGAAACACTTGGACTCCACTCGTACTAAGCTTGAAAGCCTTCGTCAAGAACTCGTGGAGCGCGAAAACAACATAGGtttgaaagagaaagaattggAAGCCCAACGGTTGCAGATATGCTCCGCGCTTGAACTCAAAGAGAAGCGGTTGAATGAGGTTGATAGTCTGATCGAAGAGCGATCCAGAATGATTGAGTTTAACGAAAAGCACATTGAGTCTCTGGTGGTTCTGATTCAGGAAAATAGCGAAGAGCTCGAGGTTAAGGAGAACAAATTCCACGCTTTGAATGCTTCTTTCggtgagaaagaaagagaattcGATCAGCTCAAAAAATGTGTTGCAGAGAGGAAGAGTAGATTGGATTTGTTGCAGAAGATTATAAGAGAGGCTGAGTCGGAGGCCGAGTCAAAGGCTAAAGAGGTTGAGTCAAAGGGGAGGGAAGTTGAAAAGCTTCGAGCTTTGCTGAGGAAATATCGCGACGACATCGAATTGAAAGAGAGACAGTTCAATGCTCTGAGAAGGTCGGTGGAGGAGCGGAGAGAACAAGTTgagttgaaagaaaaagaattcagAGTGTATGAGAGTGCCATTGATGAATGCAAGAAAGATATCAAATTGAAAGAGGAAAAGCTGACTTTGATTCAGGATTCTATAATGGAATGCACGGCCGAGCTCCAATCGAAAGAGCAGCAGCTCGACTCTGTGAGAGAGGAGGTTCGGTTGAAAGAGAAGCATTTTGCTTCGCTGAGAAAATCAGTGGaggaatattataaaaaattggaGATGAAAAAAGCTGAATTCAAAGGTCTGTTTGAGGAGCTGGGATTGAAAGAGAAAGCTTTGGAATTGAAACTTGAAGAAGTTGATGTGCTCTACAACAAGACCAATGAATTCTTCAAAGAGGTTGAATTGAAAGAGAAGGTCATTGATGAGCGTTTGAATGAACTTGGAGCGAAAGAGAAGCAATTCGAATCGAGGTTTAAACAATTCGTGTTGGAAAAGAGGGAATTCGAAGAAAGGTGGTTGaaagaaaaaactaatatgGTTCAAGTAAAGATTGAGCAACCAGATAATGACCCCCCTAACAATTCTTCTTCTACATCGTCAATTTATCAATCCTGTGTCTCTACTAGTGGAGGTGGAGGTAACTTGCAGTTGCTTCTGTATCAGCACTTGAAAAGGCATGATTTAATATGCAGTCAGATCTGTGCCAATCTCAGAGCTTCGTTGGACCCTGGGAAATTGATTTTGGATGCAATTCGAGGGTTTTATCCTCCTGGTGGTAAAGATAAGGAGGAGGATGTTGATTTGGGAACCGTTAGGAGGAGTTGTATTCTTCTGATGGAGCAGCTAATGACAACCTCACCATCAAAGATTAGCGATAATGTGAGAGAAGAAGCAAGGAAGTTGGCGGCTGATTGGAAGGCTAAGTTGAAAGTGGAAACGGAGGATCAATTGGAGGTGTTGGGTTTCTTGCAGCTTTTGGCTGTCTTTGAATTGTCCTCTAATTTCGATGCCGATGAACTTCGGAGCCTTCTGCAAATTGTTGCTCACCATAGACAAGCGCCTGTATTACGTCATGCGCTTCGTATAGCTGATAAAGCCCCAG CTGAAGTTGAGCAAGCGGAAGACTTATCGGGAAACTTTGCAACCAATTCTGCTCCAAATTTTCATCCCAGCACCACCAAAAGTCGAAGGAGTTTGCATTGTCGAAATGAGCATTTGACTGGAAATGACTGGGCAGACGATGAAACTTTAGCTACTCTTCAAATGTCAGAAGACCCGCCAAAGATTATGCTAGACATGATAGGACgggtatttataaaatattggaagTGGCCAACTCGTGTTTGCAATGCAAATGTCATGAAGAATTGTATTTCCCGGTTTGATCAGCTAATGAGGCTCTCACCACAAATTGGACCTAGTGTGAGAGAAGATGCAATGAAACTGGCATTAGAATGGCAAGTGAAAATGAGAGCTGTTCCCGAAAATTCTTTTGAGATTTTGTGCTTCCTGCAGTTTCTTGCTACATATGGACTAGTTTCTTCATTTAATACAGATGATATTTTAATGCTTTTGGAGAAAATTTCTCAGCATAAGGAGGCTTTAGAGCTATGTACAACCCTTGGCTTTGCTGATAACATTCCTG AACTTGTTCAAACTCTTATTGCAAGGAAGCGACATCTAGATGCTGTTAGGCTTATTTGTTCATACAAGTTAGTTGACAAGATTTCACCTGCACCGCTATTAAAAGAATATTTGGACCTTGTGAAGAATTCTGCCAGAAATATTTGTAAGAGAAATAAGCCTGCTGGATTCAAG GCGAAGGCAAGGGAAGAGGAAAGAGCTGCACTAAGATCTGTGAAGCAATGTGTTATAGATTACAACCTTGAGTCATGTTTCCCACTCACCAACATTGACACACGCCTTGATCTGTTAGAAAAAATCGAAAAGGAAAGAAGTTGGACTCCATCTCATGCCTCCAAACCCAGGGTTGCGCCACAGCAGATGAAACAAAATGCCAGGACTTTTGACCACaatgaacaacaacaacaacaacaaaatagaaacaaatgtCCTCGGATAGCTATGTGTGTATCAAGCGGTGGACCACGTGGATCATCGGTAGTTTGCACTCCTGTGTTTCCACAAGTGAGTTCATCTAACCTGCATGGAGCATCAATGCCTGCTAACAGCCATTGGCAGTATGGTGGATTTAGTGCAAGTTTGGGAGCTGGGCAAAATGCTGGATTGCGTTACTCGTTTGATACACTGTCCAAGCATTATTAG
- the LOC107412099 gene encoding uncharacterized protein LOC107412099, translated as MGREVAESCVDSILTEMVSTYCNRFYANKPELAARRIEAIGYQVGHQLSERYTMERPRFNDHLEAIKFICKDFWSELFKKQIDNLKTNHRGTFVLQDNKFRWLSRMSIDPSENGDLSQDNPEAAENKAAQMTSMHLYFPCGIIRGALSNLGIPCAVSADMSNLPACSFVVRIKA; from the exons atgggaAGAGAGGTCGCAGAAAGCTGCGTGGATAGTATACTGACGGAGATGGTTTCCACTTACTGCAATCGGTTCTACGCCAATAAGCCAGAGCTCGCTGCTCGTAGGATCGAGGCCATTGGTTACCAGGTCGGCCATCAGCTCTCCGAACG GTACACCATGGAACGCCCTCGGTTTAATGATCATCTAGAGGCAATCAAGTTCATCTGCAAAGATTTCTGGTCTGAGCTATTCAAGAAGCAGATAGACAACTTGAAGACCAATCATAGA GGTACCTTTGTATTGCAAGATAATAAGTTTCGTTGGCTGTCACGCATGTCAATTGATCCATCTGAAAATGGAGATTTATCTCAAGATAATCCTGAGGCAGCTGAAAACAAGGCAGCACAAATGACAAGCATGCATCTCTATTTCCCTTGTGGAATTATAAGGGGTGCTCTTTCTAATTTAGGGATCCCTTGTGCAGTTTCTGCAGATATGTCCAACCTTCCTGCAT GTTCATTTGTGGTTCGCATAAAGGCTTGA
- the LOC107412097 gene encoding vesicle-associated protein 2-2, which translates to MSAQILEIQPKELKFISELKKQSSCSIRLTNNTDSHVAFKVKTTSPKKYCVRPNVGVILPKSICDFTVTMQAPRTAPIDFECKDKFLIQSTIVSASTSDEDITGSMFVKSGDKYVEEKKLRVILMSPPQSPMLYPITGSLKKGLGHEASVLKDQTLNGAEIFSRQHTIIKDVGESKMVSIEETQPKEDLDLKPARDSELKQMKDVELKPVEDVELNPVEAVESETKPVKDIEMGPARDAELKPAEYVVLKPAEDIELKPKEDVELKPAKDVESLKLVKDIEEMKSKLSEVELKLSKAEVIISKLTVERTSSIEERKILQETLIELSKRGVKRVQVGFPLLYVCMVALISVALGYRLHP; encoded by the exons ATGAGTGCACAAATTTTGGAAATTCAACCCAAAGAACTGAAATTTATAA GTGAGTTGAAGAAGCAAAGCTCCTGCTCTATTCGTCTCACCAATAACACTGACAGTCATGTTGCTTTTAAG GTCAAAACCACATCTCCTAAGAAATACTGTGTACGACCTAATGTTGGTGTTATACTGCCAAAATCTATCTGTGATTTTAcag TTACAATGCAAGCTCCACGTACAGCTCCAATTGATTTTGAGTGCAAAGATAAGTTCTTAATCCAGAGCACAATTGTGTCTGCTAGTACAAGTGATGAGGACATTACAGGTAGCATG TTTGTTAAAAGTGGTGACAAGTACGTCGAAGAGAAGAAGCTGCGAGTGATTCTTATGAGCCCACCTCAGTCACCAATGCTGTATCCTATTACTGGATCCTTGAAGAAGGGGCTGGGCCATGAAGCTTCAGTTCTTAAAGATCAAACTTTGAATGGAGCTGAAATCTTCTCAAGACAGCATACG ATTATCAAGGATGTGGGGGAATCCAAAATGGTAAGTATTGAGGAGACACAACCAAAGGAGGATTTAGATTTGAAGCCAGCAAGGGATTCAGAGTTGAAACAAATGAAGGATGTGGAACTGAAGCCAGTGGAGGATGTTGAGTTGAACCCAGTTGAGGCTGTTGAGAGTGAGACAAAGCCAGTGAAGGATATTGAGATGGGGCCAGCAAGGGATGCTGAGTTGAAGCCAGCAGAGTATGTTGTGCTGAAACCGGCAGAGGATATTGAGTTGAAGCCAAAAGAGGATGTTGAGTTGAAGCCAGCAAAGGATGTTGAATCGTTAAAGTTAGTGAAAGATATTGAGGAGATGAAGTCAAAACTAAGTGAAGTGGAATTAAAGCTAAGTAAG GCTGAAGTTATTATTTCAAAGCTGACTGTTGAGAGGACTTCAAGCATCGAAGAGAGAAAGATCTTACAGGAGACATTA ATAGAATTGAGTAAACGAGGTGTGAAGAGAGTTCAAGTTGGGTTCCCTCTACTGTATGTTTGTATGGTAGCACTTATTAGTGTTGCTCTTGGATACCGTTTACACCCCTGA